From the genome of Gammaproteobacteria bacterium:
GGCCTTGATGGTCGTGACCACACCGTTGAGCCTGGCCTGGCAGGCGGTCTTTGCGATCGGAGCCACCTTGGCAGCAATGCGGATGCGCCACATTGAAGGGCATCTGATTTCGATCGCACTGATGGTGATCAGTCTGCTCGCCAGTTCCCGTTACATCTATTGGCGGCTTACCGAATCAGTCAGCTTCGATCAGCACCGCAGTTTTACCGACATGTTCTTCGCGGTCGGCCTCATCGGGGCCGAGCTGTACGCGTTCATGGTGTTGGCGCTGGGATTTTTTCAGGTGGTCTGGCCGCTGCACCGCAAGCCGGTTCCGCTGCCGGACGACCAATCGCTTTGGCCCAGCGTCGATGTGTTCATTCCGACTTACAACGAGCCCCTTTCAGTGGTGCGACCCACGGTGCTGGCGGCCATGGAAATGGACTGGCCGGTCGACAAGTTCAGGGTCTATGTGCTCGATGACGGCCGTCGCGAGGAGTTCAAGACGTTCTGCGCCGAGGTGGGTGCCACGCATATCACGCGCAACGACTCCAAGCACGCCAAGGCCGGCAACATCAATCGGGCGCTGGAGAAGACGTCCGGCGAATTCATCACCATCTTCGATTGCGATCACGTCCCCACACGCTCATTCCTGCAGCTCACGCTGGGTCTGTTCCTGCACGATTCAAAAATGGCGCTGGTACAGACGCCTCACCATTTCTTTTCGCCCGACCCGTTCGAGCGCAATCTGCGCACCTTCCGCAAGGTGCCCAACGAGGGTGAACTGTTCTATGGACTGTTGCAGGATGGCAACGATCTCTGGGATGCGACCTTCTTCTGCGGCTCCTGCGCCGTCATCCGTCGTGAAGCGTTGCTCGAAGTCGGAGGCATCGCCGTCGAAACCGTCACCGAGGACGCTCATACTTCGCTGAAGATGCACTCGCGCGGCTGGCGCAGCGCCTACATCAATATCGCGCAGGCGGCCGGGCTGGCGACCGAGTCCTTGTCCGCGCATGTCGGGCAGCGCATCCGCTGGGCACGCGGCATGGCGCAGATATTCCGGATCGACAACCCGCTGTTCAAACGCGGCCTGAAGTGGTTCCAGCGTCTGTGCTACTTCAATGCGATGATGCATTTCTTCTACGGTTTGCCGCGTATCGTGTTCCTGACGGCGCCCTTGTCGTACCTGTTTTTCGAGGCCCACATCATCGATGCGCCGGCGCTGACGATTCTTGCCTATGCCGCGCCGCATTTGGTCCTGGCCAACCTGACGAACTCGCGTCTGCAGGGGCCGTTCCGGCACTCCTTCTGGGCGGAAGTCTATGAGTCGGTACTCGCGACCTACATTCTGATTCCGACCACCATGGCTGTGATCAACCCCAAGCTCGGCACCTTCAATGTGACCGCCAAGGGCGGTATCGTCGAGAACGAATATTTTGATCAGCAGATCGCCAAACCTTATGTGGTGCTGCTGCTCCTCAATACGGTGGGGATGATCGTCGGGGTGGGGCGGCTGTTCGTCTGGAACACCAACGAAACCGATACTGTACTGCTCAACATGGCGTGGACGATCTACAACCTGCTGATCGTCGGCGCCGCATTGTCGGTCGCCTGGGAGCAACGACAGATTCGCAAGGCGATCAGAGTCGAAGCCGAACTGCTGGCAGGGCTCGCTCTGCCGGACGGTCGAGTGTTCACGACCAAGACCTTCGATCTGTCGGAAACCGGGACGTCCCTGACCTTGCCCGAGGGCGTGGAGGTCGCGCACGGAACGATCGTTGAAGTGGCATTGGCACCGGACTATCGAGAAGTCTGGATGCCGGCCGAAGTGGTGCGTGCCGTCGGTGGTCGTGTTGGTCTGAGATTCGGCAAGCTCAACGTCGAACAGGAAAAGCAGTTGATTTATGCGATCTTCGGTCGCGCCGACGCGTGGGTCAGCTGGTCGGAGGACCGCGGCATGGACGTGCCGTCCGCGTCGTTCAAGGAAATTCTGGGTATCGGTGTATCGGGCATTGGTCGCCTGATCGCCATGGGGAGCAAATCGGTGGAGAACGCGGTGAAGAATGCATTGGGAATCAAGCGCCGGAGCAAGCTGGCGTCCTGGCTGCTGGTGGTCGCGGCATTGTCGGCGCTGAGCGTGGCACCGGACAGCCATGCGCAGTCTGCGGCGCAGGTGTCGGCGCAGCAGCAGGCCGCCGCTTCGGCCGGAGCGGGCAAACCGATGAAGGATCAGGCCACCACCGATCGCGTGATCCGCTCGCACAGCCGGCAGCTGACACTTGAGGATCTCGGCATTTCGCGGCCGATTCGTTTGCGCGGGCTGCAGGGGGAGGTCTCCGTTCCGGTCAACGTGCGTGATGATGAAATCGTCACGCGGGCGCGCCTGCACCTCAAGTTTGCGCATTCGCCGTCCTTGTTATGGGATGTCTCGCACCTCAACGTACTGGTCAACAACGAACTGGCGGGCACGCTGCCGATTTCGGCTGAAACCGCCAGTGGAACCGAGCGCACGATCGATATCGACCCGCGCCTGTTCGTGCAGTACAACCAGATCACGCTGCAGCTGATCGCGCACTACCGTTATGAGTGCGAAGACCCCGCGTACACCAGTCTCTGGGGTGTCGTCAGTAACCAGACCGTGCTTGAGCTCGATACCGAGCCCTTGTCTCTGTCGAATGACCTCAACCTGCTGCCGTCGCCGTTCTTCGATGGCCGCGACACGCGTCGTTTGACGCTGCCGTTCGTATTTTCCGGCACGCCGACCCTCGACGCGCTTGATGCAGCGGGCGTGACCGCCTCGTGGTTCGGCGCGATGGCGAACTATCGAGGAGCGGAGTTTCCGACCTACATCGACAGCCTGCCGCCCGGCCATGGCGTCGTGTTCGTGGTCGGGGGGCGCGGACCAGCAGGACTGCGTCTGCCAAGCAACAACGCCTCGGCCAGCATTTCGATCGTCGACAACCCAAAGACGCCGGGCGCCAAGCTACTGATCATCCAGGGGGCTGACGGTCTGGCGCTGAAGCAGGCCGCGCGTTCGCTGGCCATGGGGTCCGAGGCTTTGGCCGGACCGTCGACGGCGATTCGTGAGTTCAGCGAGCCCGAGCCCCGTGAACCCTACGATGCACCGCGCTGGATTCCTACCGATCGTCCGGTCGAGATTGGCGAAATTGCGGAGTCCTGGCAGCTCGAAGCCAGCGGCCTGTATCCGGACACGATCCGCATCAACTTCCATCTGCCGCCGGACCTGTTCACCTGGCAGTCCGACGGCATGGAGGTGAACCTCAAATATCGCTATACGCCGACCGTGGGCAGCAAGTCCACGCTCAACGTCAACATCAACGATGGTTTTGTCGAGGCGATCGCCTTGTCCTACCTCGATGAGGAAGGCGCTTCGGCCGACCGGATCAATCTGCCGTTCGTGTCATCGTTCGAGGCCGTCAACGAGGCCAAGGTCAGCATTCCGGACTACAAGATCGGCGGCGACAATCAGCTTCAGCTGCAGTACTACTTCGAGCGTAAGAAGGAAGGGCAGTGCAAGGACATCGTCCTCGACAATCTGCGTGGCGTGATCGACGAGGATTCCACGGTCGATCTCAGCGACATCCCGCACTACGCCTTCCTGCCTGACCTGGCGCTGTTCGCCGACGGTGGTTTCCCGTTCTCGCGACTGGCGGATCTCTCGGAGACCGGCATCGTGTTGCCGAGCAGCATCACGCCGCAGGAAATCAGCGCCTATCTGCTGGTGATGGGCCGTCTCGGCGACGTGACCGGCTATCCGGCGATTCGTTTCCAGTTGGTGCACGCCGATCGCATCTCGGAACTGACCGATCGTGACATCCTGGTGTTCGGCGCCGCCGGCAACCAGCCGTTGCTCGAGCAGTGGGCCGACTACATGCCGATGACCGTGGCACGCGGCGAAACCCGGCTGCGCGTGATCGGCCCGGTGGAACGTCTGCGTGCCCGGTGGGAAGGGCGTGATGTCGAGGGCGCGATCAATCACGCAGGCCGGGTGATTCTTGAAGCCGGACGGTCGCTCGGCGGCGTCATGAGCTTCGAATCGCCCCTGTCGTCCGGACGTACCGTGGTGGTGCTCACCGCCGGCGACTCGGACCGCTTGCTCGACGTCGCCCGCATGTTCACCGATTACGGCAAGGTGCCGTTCGTCCAGGGTGATCTGGTGCTGCTCAATGGCGACGAGGTCAACCACTACAGCCTCGAGAACCAGTACGCCGTCGGCCGCCTGCCGTTCTTCCTCGGCCTGCGCTGGTGGCTGTCCCAGCAGCCATTGATACTCGTGATTTTCGTGGTGGTGATCGCTCTGTTGCTGGCGGCCATTCTGTTCCGCCTGCTGCGCCGCATGGCCGCTGCGCGGAAGGACGGCCACGCCTGATCGGGGCGTGAGCTCATCTGGGATTTGCTCACGATGCGCAAAGTGCTTGTCGGTTTGGTGGCGATCGCGCTGCTCGCGATCGGCGCATGCCTGGCGATGAACTGGTATGCCGCGCGCCCGTGGAAGGCGTGGCAGGCATTTGCGCGGGTGTTCGTGCAGCCGGACGGACGCATCGTCGACCGCACGGCCAATGCACGGTCGACGTCGGAGGGAC
Proteins encoded in this window:
- the bcsA gene encoding UDP-forming cellulose synthase catalytic subunit, translated to MNRDRARGGIVRERLSQWQATDWLDKPWVMWLALAFMSIPALMVVTTPLSLAWQAVFAIGATLAAMRMRHIEGHLISIALMVISLLASSRYIYWRLTESVSFDQHRSFTDMFFAVGLIGAELYAFMVLALGFFQVVWPLHRKPVPLPDDQSLWPSVDVFIPTYNEPLSVVRPTVLAAMEMDWPVDKFRVYVLDDGRREEFKTFCAEVGATHITRNDSKHAKAGNINRALEKTSGEFITIFDCDHVPTRSFLQLTLGLFLHDSKMALVQTPHHFFSPDPFERNLRTFRKVPNEGELFYGLLQDGNDLWDATFFCGSCAVIRREALLEVGGIAVETVTEDAHTSLKMHSRGWRSAYINIAQAAGLATESLSAHVGQRIRWARGMAQIFRIDNPLFKRGLKWFQRLCYFNAMMHFFYGLPRIVFLTAPLSYLFFEAHIIDAPALTILAYAAPHLVLANLTNSRLQGPFRHSFWAEVYESVLATYILIPTTMAVINPKLGTFNVTAKGGIVENEYFDQQIAKPYVVLLLLNTVGMIVGVGRLFVWNTNETDTVLLNMAWTIYNLLIVGAALSVAWEQRQIRKAIRVEAELLAGLALPDGRVFTTKTFDLSETGTSLTLPEGVEVAHGTIVEVALAPDYREVWMPAEVVRAVGGRVGLRFGKLNVEQEKQLIYAIFGRADAWVSWSEDRGMDVPSASFKEILGIGVSGIGRLIAMGSKSVENAVKNALGIKRRSKLASWLLVVAALSALSVAPDSHAQSAAQVSAQQQAAASAGAGKPMKDQATTDRVIRSHSRQLTLEDLGISRPIRLRGLQGEVSVPVNVRDDEIVTRARLHLKFAHSPSLLWDVSHLNVLVNNELAGTLPISAETASGTERTIDIDPRLFVQYNQITLQLIAHYRYECEDPAYTSLWGVVSNQTVLELDTEPLSLSNDLNLLPSPFFDGRDTRRLTLPFVFSGTPTLDALDAAGVTASWFGAMANYRGAEFPTYIDSLPPGHGVVFVVGGRGPAGLRLPSNNASASISIVDNPKTPGAKLLIIQGADGLALKQAARSLAMGSEALAGPSTAIREFSEPEPREPYDAPRWIPTDRPVEIGEIAESWQLEASGLYPDTIRINFHLPPDLFTWQSDGMEVNLKYRYTPTVGSKSTLNVNINDGFVEAIALSYLDEEGASADRINLPFVSSFEAVNEAKVSIPDYKIGGDNQLQLQYYFERKKEGQCKDIVLDNLRGVIDEDSTVDLSDIPHYAFLPDLALFADGGFPFSRLADLSETGIVLPSSITPQEISAYLLVMGRLGDVTGYPAIRFQLVHADRISELTDRDILVFGAAGNQPLLEQWADYMPMTVARGETRLRVIGPVERLRARWEGRDVEGAINHAGRVILEAGRSLGGVMSFESPLSSGRTVVVLTAGDSDRLLDVARMFTDYGKVPFVQGDLVLLNGDEVNHYSLENQYAVGRLPFFLGLRWWLSQQPLILVIFVVVIALLLAAILFRLLRRMAAARKDGHA